GAATAGTGATAGGCTTGTCAAAGCTGGGAAGTTCTGGGATATATTTTTGTACATTATCATCTAATGAAATTTTTCCTTCTTTTTCTAAAAGATAAATAGCAAAAGTCGTAAACTGTTTGGATACAGAAGCTACGTGAAAAACAGTTTGGGGAGTAATGGGAATATCATATTCCATATTAGCCAAACCATATCCTTTTTTGAATACAATTTTGCCATCCTTAACAACTGTAATAGCTACTCCTGCACTTTGAGAATTATATTGAGAAAATAAGCTATCTATCTGCTTATCTTGAGCAAAACAATGTGTGCTTACCAAAAAACAGAAGAGAAAGAAAAATTTGATTTTAAATTTCATTTTTGGTTATTGATTGTATGAAAAAAGTAGCCTCAACAGTAGAAGTGAGGCATTTTAAAGTTAGTTGGTAAGATATGTTGTTAATTCATTACAACCTATCAGCACTTTTGACCTTTTTTAGTATTTATCCTATTTTTCCTAAACTCTGCTATTTCCTTCCAAAATTCCTCTAGTAGTATTGAAATCTTAGATTTTATATTTCTTCGTATTGCGATTATGCCGTGAATAATGGGAAGCTATTTGAATCAGATTCTTTACTATTGGAAATGAAAAATGGTACTTCTTTTTATTTAAAGGATTATAAAAAATAAATACCTTTGTAGAAATATTTTTTGCTAAAACTCATAAAAATCAATCAAATATGAAGAAGGTAAGTTTGTTTTTTACTGTTCTGTCTTTCTTGGTCTTATTCATTATTTCAGCTTGCCAAAGCTCTAAAAAAGTAACAGATGGTGGCTCTGAGGCAGATAGTTATACTTCTCAAATAAAAGCCTTTCAAAAGGAAATGAATGAGAGCTACAAAAACCCTAAAGAATCTCCTTTAGAAGAAAAGGATAGAAAGAAATTTACATCTCTGCCTTTTTTCAAGATTGATGAAGATTATAAGGTAGAGGCTAATTTTGTCAGAACAACAGACGGAAAACCTTTTCAGATGCAAACTACAACAGATAGAAAACCTATTTATCAAAAATTTGGCGAAGTGAGTTTTACTTTACACGGAAAAAATCATACTCTCAATGTATATCAAAGTCAAGATTTAGCGCAGCAAGAGGAATACAAAGATTATCTGTTTCTGCCTTTTACTGACCTTAGCAACGGACAGGAATCTTATTATGGAGGACGTTATATCGATTTGAGAATTCCAAAAAGAGAGACAGCAGATGGGCAGGAGTTAGATAAAATAACGATTGATTTTAACAAAGCCTATAATCCCTATTGTGCTTACAATAAGAAATATTCTTGTCCTATTCCTCCACAAGAAAATCATTTGGATATAAAGGTTTTAGCTGGTGTGAGTTATGAAAAACACGAATAACTTATTTACCAAAATCTAAAACGCTATTAAAACGATAGGTTTTATGTGGTTGAACTGAAACGCCTAATGTTTTATATCTACCATCTAAACAGATTTTGCGATGTCCTAGACTGGGCACGCCCGAGTCAATCAGAAGTTGCATTACAATATTGAGTGCATCAAACTGTCCGTAGGAACAACATTCTCCAGAAAATTTTGCTACGCAATTTGAATTAGCTAGGCGTGCATGTCCGACGTATCCTTTTTTGCCAGACGAAATAGCGTGGCATTTTGCACTTTCAAATAAATCTTTTTGTGGATAAAGTACACCAACAGGCTGCATGTTTTTCATTGTTTTGTAAAGCGAACCTGTATAATAATCTGACAAATTCAAATTTTCGTGTGAGTTCCACTTTTTATATTTTACCAAAAAAGTCTCTGCAAAAAGAGGTGGATTTAGCCGAGCCAAATTGAGATAGTAATACACTAGCTTTTCATTTTCTGTCAGATAGTCTATGTTTTGGGCTGTGTGAGCAATATTGTATTTCGGATTTTTCCATGCTGGAACGGCTTCTAAAAATGCCTTTTCATGAGGTAAAATATCCATTACTGTATTGCTTTGGTTAAGAGCTTCTGTATAGTTACTGATGGTTTCGTCTCCACTTTCATTTTCTTTTATTTCCAACACTTTTCTGTCAAATTTTGTAAGGCGAGCCGAAGTTTGTCCTTTTTTTAAGGTGGGAAGAATAGAAATGCCAAAAAAAGTAGTCTTTTCAGAGAGTAGAATTTGCTTGGCTTGGTTATTCGATTGCGATTTTAGAATAGACATCAAGAGTCGCATTCCTGTATTTTCGTAATACATAGAAGATGATGTTCCACTCACTTGAAAATTAGGACAGCTTTCATCTTTATTATAACAACTTGCCAAAATACATTCTTCTCTCATTGGAGCAACAGCAGGAAGAGGACGCATTTTTTTGAGTTCTTTGGAAAGTTGTTGAATATCTTTGCCAAACATAACCACGTAGCCTAGTGAGTTTGCGCTATTCCAATCTGTGCATTTATCTAAAAAGGTCTCTGCAAAAAGTGAAGGATTCAGACGCATCAAATTTAAAAAATAATAAAATTTTTTTTCCTCCTCATTTAGGTAATTTGCATTTTGGGCTGTACTAGCTGCATTGTATTTTTGTTGTTTCCACTCTGGAATCCATTTTTGGAACTCATTGCATTGAGAATAGGAAAAATGAAGTACGCCAAGATATAAAGCTATAAATAAAAGTGTTTTTTTCATAATTGGAAGATTGAGAAGATGATATGTGTTTTTCTAAAATTCAATTTACTTGCCAAAAAGAAGTATGCAAACATTTGATGCACGAAAAGGAAAGCGACTACCCTATGAAATAGTAGCAGATATGCGTTTTTTTGGATTTTATATTGGTAATGATACTCTACTTATTCAAGACGATATTGATGTAGATATTGTTTATGAAAAATCAGAGCATTTGGGAATGCTTTACGCTTTAGAGTTATTTGGTAATTACAATGCAAACGGAACGAGTAGTAGAGGAAATAAGAAAAGTTTTATTTCTACAAAAGAGTATGTAAAATCTTTGTATCAAAAATCTAAAATCCCGTCAAATAAATTTCCATTTACAAAAAATGAATTACAAGAAAGTGAAAATTGGCGCAGTACAATAGCACGTTTTTTTATAGATTTTGGTTTTAGAACATTGGATACAGAACCCTTGAAAAATCTTGAAGAAGATTATGCAGAATGTTTTTTAGATTATGCAGGCAGTCCGTTAGAGGCTTTGACAGCACTTGTTTGCAATATCGTTCGGTTTGATAAAAACTATAATGTGATTAATGAAGAATGGATGCGCTACCGAGCTAGTCAGATGATACGTTATTATAATGATGATACTTACAAAGTCACCCCAAAGTTTAAAGTTTGGGAAACTTCTCTTTGGTGTTAATAGCACTTGATATTAAGTGAACTAACTCACATAGTAGAAGTCATCACATAAAAAAGCAACTCTAGCTTAATTTCTTCTTACTAGAGAAGAGTTTTAAGATAAAGTTGCTTTAAAATGTTAATGTTTAAAAAAAGTTGTAGAATACTTCTACTCGTTCGAACCAATATTTGTTGTTGCTACTACAACTTGTAAGCTATCTGCACTAAGGTGTACATTTACATAACCATTATAGTTTAATAGTTCGTCATAGCCTAGATTTACAGTAGCCGTACTTGTAGAGTTTTCAACAGGGCCAATATTAAATGCAACTGGGCCATTACTTTCTTTATCTCCATCATGAATGTGAGCAGGGTGTACACCTCCATCAGGTGCGCCAGTAAGGGCTATTTGTACAGTAGTTGTTGAAGAGGTAGCTTCAGTAAACGTAACTGTCCCCCCTACACCAGCAGCTACTGTTTCTAGTGTATATGTTTTTGTTTTTAATGGCTCTTCATCGTCATCATCATCTCCACAACTAACAGCCACAAATGCAAATAATACAAGCATCATACTCCATAAGGCAGTCTTCCAATAGTTTTTCATAATAATAAAAGGATTTAGTAAAAAATAAATTTGGCTATCTAAACAGTTTTTGTCAGTACATTGTTTTATTTATTTTATGTTTTTTTAATTTTTTTCTTGAAAATGTACAAATTTTAATGATAGAGTTTATTTATCAGAGTAGTAAAAAGGAGCTTAGATGTAGTATTTCATCAATACAAGATGAGCTTAAAATATTTGAAAAAGATAATATTTGTTTTTCACGATTCTAAAACAAACTAGGGTTTGTACACCACAGAATAGTATTGATACAAAAATAAAAAACCGTTAGAGTACTGGACATTAAGATAAAAATTTTTTGGTGTTGCTTTACTAAAACACGAAAGAACGGTACTTTTCCCTGTTCTGTGACTCACAGAACAGAAAATATCTATGAATGCCCAGTACTTTAAAAAACGGTTTTTCCTATCTATAAAGATTGTATTTTATTCAAAAACCTAAAATCTATATTCTGAATATATTATAAAGTCAGCCAACGCACTAAAGGCAGTAATTCATTTTCCCATTTCCAATCATAAGCACTCAAGTAAAGAGTTTCTCCATTGGGGTAAGAAAGTTCTATCTCATAAATATTTGAATTATCAAGCTCCATAATTGGTTTTTCGACATCTTCTACCAAGAGTGGTTCTTTATGAGAAGTTTCTTCATGATGCACATGAACTGTTTGAAACTCTACCTGTACGCTATTCCATTCTTTTTTGCGAAGCATTCTTTTGAGTTCCTTATTTTGATTGGGTAAATCCCAACCCAAGACATAATTTCCTTGCATTTCTATCCACTGACTACCTCTTGCTAAATACTTTTTTGTATTTCGATAAGAAATAAGACAAGAAACAGGATTTTGTAATCTATAATTTTGATAGAGAGAACGCAAACGCAAACGAGCAATAAATGGGTTTTCGACAGACCTAAAACCATGTTGATAGTTTCTAGTAACAATCTGTTTCCAATTTGCCCAAGCAATACGGCTTTTTGGAAAAGTGTGTTCGTGAACCGTACGACTTTGCATAGTGCTGCCAATAGCTCCGTGTGTTACCCAAATTGTTTTTCCGTGAAGTTCTCCCTCCCAAAACGCATTTCCCTTTACCATATAAAGAGTAGCAGAGTAGTGTTCATCTTCTCCCAAAGAATACATTCTAAATGTGCCATTACATTCATAATCCCATTCTTCTTCCGTTGCCAGCTCGTCCATCCAAAGAGAAACCTCCGACTGAATAGCATGAAAGCCTTTATTCCGAAGTTCGTTTTTCACATCCAAGGTAGTTGTAAAACCACGTTTTTTGAAATGCTCGTGTGCTGTAAGTTGTACATCTATCAAAGAGAGTGTTTTCATAGTAGATTATATTTAGAGTTGAGAAGTTTTGTTTTTTTCAACTTTGACAATGGTCTTGACCTTGTCAATAGTTAGTTATTTTAGGAAGATTAATAATGTATCTCTACCAAGTAGCGAATCGTACATTGATTTTCTTTGTAAATGATATATTCGTTGTTGAGAAGGTCAATACCACCTTTTGCAAAAAGTGAATCGGCTTCCGAACTTTGTTTTTTGAGATTTTCATAGGTCAGAGAAGCACACCAATCCTCATACTCTTTAATTTTGAGTTGTCTTCCTGTATGGACTTCATAAATGGCTAAAAATGCTTTTTTGTCATTGCCACTCGTCCAAAACGAGCCTGCTAGTGAGGTATAGTTTAATGATTTTCGGCATTTGTCGGCAAAATATAATCCGTAGCCAAACATTTTTCCAGTAATGAGTGCATTGGTAGGACGCAAAACTAAGCCTGTTTTTAAGATAGAAAGCCAGTTTTCATTTCGGCTACCATGCCAAAGTAAATCAGTTGTTCTGTATTTGCTTTTTCGCAGAGCATTTGTAAATATTTGTTCTTGGGCGATGTCTTTTACTGAATATGCGTTTACAAACTTGCCTACCTCTTCTTGCATCATTTTCTTAATACGTTTTATTTGGAGAGCATCTTCTGGTTTTTTTTCATCCAAAATATCGACTTCTATGCCGAGTGTATCCAAAAGTGTAGTATCTGTTTTCCTTGATAATGGTGTGCTTTTATAAGATTTTGCCTGTTGCTGTCTCAGTTCTACCTCCCCACGCATTACATCAAGTGTTTCTTGTTCGTATCTCAAAATTTGCCTTGCCTGCTGAATTATCTTTTTTGTAACAGTTTTTCCTGCTGAATATTCTAAAAGGTGGTTTTGTACAGTTTTCATTGCTCTAGGAATGATGCCATAGAGTTCTATTAGTAGTGCGTTAAAACTTGTCGTATCAAAGTTTTCTACATTTTTTTGAGTAATCTTATGAGATTTAAAATCTACTTTTTTAGCCAAACTGTCTAATACATTTTGAGCTTCCTCTACTTGTGCCATCGTAACTTCGGCAGCCGAAACTTCATAACTTTGGAATAAAGAACGTTGTGAGTAGCGTGTAAGATGACGAAAAAGTTCACGTACTTCTCCATTTTTGATAGCAGACCACGAAGCCAAAGAAGAATTTGCGTTTTTTTGAGATGATTTGTTTCCTAACTCGTCTAAGAAAAGGTGTGTTACATCTTTGTAGCCTTTCCGTACTTTTTCTCTGTATTTGCTTTCCCACTCGTACATAGAATATTCGTTTACGGCTGCACGCTGTCCCACTCTTCCATAAGAAACTGAAAATATTTCGTCAGAAACTTGGCGCATTTCATAATATTTGTTGTTATTGACAGCCGTTACCATTACGAGTTTGGCTACTCTAAGCGTTTTGAAACCATCTACTTTTACATTGGTAGAAATTAAATTTTGCATAATTGATAGATAAATTTGGTGTACAAGAAAATGATGTTTTTTTTAGCAATACTTTTAAAATCTCATCTTTAAAAGCTAATTTAAGAAATTAATGCTAATTATTATAGCAATTACTAATTATTTATACAACAAATTTAACAGAGTAGGTCGTAATGTATATGAGGACTAAAAAAAATGGCAAAATTATTTTGTGATTTTGAAAAAACTGTATTCCATTAAGTTTTGAAAACTATGAAAGTCAATCACATTTTTACTGTTTTTTTGTTGAGTACAATAATAGCTTTCGCTACAGCTTGTACTGAGCAAGACGAGCAACCTAAAACATCTGATACTCTGCTTTATCTTTGTAGTTATCAAAAAGAAGGCACAACTGATTCTTTAGAAAATCCTTGTGAGGGGAATACTTTTATCAAACATTTGTCTGGTGAAGGAGTAGTAAAGTATGATTCTGCATTGAATAGTTATGCTATTACAAATCACGTAGAAGGCACGATTGATTGTATTATTGTTACGCTTCTTTGTGGAGAAAATTATAGCTCATTGGTAGATAAAGAAATTGAATACTCCTGTGATTATTACGAATATGAAAGGCTTTATGAATTTCCTTTAGTTGGAACAGAAATTTTTGTAGCTAAAAACATAGATTATTCAGTCAAGTGAATTATGAGTATATAGAAGGGTGTACGACAAATTTCCCTTTTTGCAAAAGATTTAATATTTCGTTGCTCTGCAACTCTACTTTCTACACTTTGTTTTATTCTACCAACAGAACGTTGCTCTGCAACTTGTGTTGAAGGGTATAAACGCCAGCTATTTTTGCTAAAAGCTAATAAAAACGTATTTTTTGTAAAAAAAGAGCGTAGAAAAAGTTGCAGAGCAACATCATATTTGTAGAATGAATTATCATATATTTATTGGGGAGTTGCAGCGCAACGAAATGTAAAGGCTATTTTTTTGCTATAAAATCAAAAAGGGATTTTTGTCGTACACCCATATAGAGTAACTGTATTTTCCGTACCTTTGTTTTTATTTCATTTCTAAAAAGTAAAATCTGAAATTTATGATTCGTCCGATATACGTATATGGTCATGCTGTGCTTAGAAAAAAAGCAACTGATATAAAACAAGATGGTTCTATTGATGTAAAAGAACTGGCAAAAGATATGTTCGAAACAATGTATTCGGCTAGTGGTGTAGGTTTGGCAGGACCTCAAATCGGTCTAGCAAAACGTATTTTTGTCGTTGATGGTGGTGCAATGGATGAAGAATTAGCAGGTTTTAAGAAGGTGTTTATCAATGCTGAAATTTTGGAAGAAGAAGGCGAAGAGTGGGTATTCGAAGAAGGCTGTTTGAGTATTCCACAGATTAGAGGAGATGTTTCTCGTAAGCCAAATATTAGAATAAAATATTTTGATGAAAACTGGGAGCAGCACGAAGATACTTTTGATGGCATCGCAGCTAGAATCATTCAACACGAATACGACCACATAGAAGGTATTTTGTTTACAGATTATCTTTCTCCACTTCGCAAACGCCTTTTGAAAGGGAAATTAGATAAAATCAGTAAAGGAAAAATAGGTGCAGATTATAGAACAACGTTGCCTAAGAAATAAATGTTACCAATCCTCGTTGACGGTTCTGACCTCAACGACGGTTATTTAAACGTAATAAAAACGGTTTTTCTTTTTGTGAGAAGAACCGTTTTTATTTGTGATTATAAAAAAATTACTGTCTCTCAAACGCTCCAATATCAGGGTTTGAATCTCTTGGGTTGTCTTCTAAGTCTATTTCTAGCCCAATGTCAAGACCTGCATCTATAGCTGGACTAAGCGAATCTAGCTGATATTTTCCATTAAACGCATCTACAAACATTGGGGCTTGATTCAAAATATTTGGTAAAGAGTTATCTAAAAGTGTCGTTTTCAAAAGATTAGCATTCCAAAAAGTTTGAAAACCTGCCTCTGGACTAGCAAATAAAGTAAGTTCTTCGTCTATACTTCCCCAAATAATGTTATTGATAAAATAAGCATTCAAATCTTCTCTGATAACTTGCTCATTTCCCAAAGTATCTATGAATGCCAGCACGTTAGAAAGCTCAAAAGAAGGTTCTTCTCTGAAAAAATTGAAACCAAAATTTGAAAAAGTATTATTATAAAAATAATAATTTCCTCCTGCACCTGCTGAAAAAGTACGATTTAGGCAGTTATGAATAAGCGTGTTTTGAATAACAACATCAGAATTTAGACAAAAGACACCTGCATCAGCCATATTTCTAATTTCTGTATTCTGAATAATCAAATCTGGAATTGTGTCGCTGTCTGGCGTTCCGAAGCGTATTCCTACTGTCGCATTTTCGATAGTTGTATATGAAATTTTGTTGTTTCTACTATTCTCACCAAAAAAAACTCCAAACCACTGTCCTAGTGCATTTTTAAAACTTTCATCATTCCTAAAACTTCCTAGCGTTACTCTTTCTGTTGCTGTACCGTTTGTCTCTAACGAACCTGCCACCAAAAGAGCTGCATTGGTCAGAAAAGATACTCTCACACCTGCCTCAATCGTAAGTTTACAATTTTCATCTACCAAAACATTTCCCTTTATGATATATGGCTTTTTACCACTCCAAATTGTCTGACAGTCTAAAACAGAGTCTTCTAATAAAATTCCATCTTGTAGCCACACCACAATAGGCAATCGCTCTGTATTACCATTACTTTCCATCACTAAAAAATCTTCTAGTTTTGTAATTTCATCTGAATCCAGTTTTGGAGGTAAAATATCTAAAAAAACACGCAGACTATCATTTCCTCTCAAAAAAATATCATTGGCTTCTTGCTGCTTTGTTCCATTAATAGTCAGACGAAAAGGCGAATTTTCTCCTGTCTGAAGATATAAGCGTGAAATATTTATTGCTTCATCATTAAAATTCTTTACGCTTATACGCCTTACAGGCGACTCAAAACCAGTAAAAAGTGTATCAAAAAAAACTGTATCAGGCGAAAAACTAATTCTGTTGCTCTTGTCTGTACTAATCATTTCGTCTTGTGGCTCACAAGCAAAAAGCAAAAAAGTAGCAAAAAGTGTAATATAAGCCACCCAGTATTTTTGATTAAAAACTTTAAAGTTCTGATTCATTTTCTGAAAGTAATTTTGATGTATAGCGAGTAAAGGTACGAAATATAAAGACGATATTTTTGAGAATAAAGGACATAAAAAAATCCCAATACAGCTTTAAAAATTGTATTGGGATTTTGTTTTTGAGCCTTCTAACGGGATCGAACCGTTGACCTATTGATTACAAATCAATTGCTCTACCAGCTGAGCTAAGAAGGCTTTTAAGTTTTAAAGAGAAGTTTTTCTGTTGTGCTTTCCTTTAATGTGATGCAAAGGTAACACGACTTTTTTAATCCTGCAAGTAAAAATAAATATTTTTTTAACCTTTTGTTGCTTTTCAAAATCAAGTAGTTGATTATCAAACAGTTTTGTTGAAAAAATAATTCAAAAAAAATATTTGTTAGTTTTGTTCGAATTATAAACCTACTAAACTATGGATATTTTAAAAGGAATAAAAGTTATTGAACTAGCAAGCGTTTTGGCAGGACCTTCTGTGGGACAATTTTTTGCAGAATGTGGAGCAGAGGTAATCAAAATAGAAAATCCACTGACTGGGGGTGATGTTACTCGCTCGTGGAAACTACCTACTGAAGATACAGAAAATAGTGTTTCAGCGTATTTTTCGGCGATAAATTGGGGTAAGAAGTCTATTGCTCTTAATATTTATGATAAGGAAGACAAGAATAAGCTCTACAAGGAAATTGAAACGGCAGATATTGTATTGGCAAGTTATAAAAAAGGAGATGCAGAAAAATTAGAGGTAGATTATCAAACACTTAAAAAATTAAACTCTAAACTTATCTATGGACATATTACAGGATATGGGACAGATAGCTATAAAGTAGGCTATGATGCGCTCATACAAGCTGAAACAGGATTTGTATTTATGAACGGAGAAAAACCAAATGAAAATGATACAAGAATAGAAGGAACAAAAATGCCAGTAGCTCTGATAGATATTTTGGCTGCTCACCAACTCAAGGAAGGCTTGTTAGTTGCTCTTTTAAAACGAGAAAAGGAAGGCAATAATTTTGAAGGAAGTTATGTAACAGTTTCTCTATACGAATCTGCTCTTGCCTCACTTGCCAACCAAGCTACTAACTGGCTCAATGCAGGACATTCTCCTCAAAAAATGGGTAGCGAACATCCTAATATTTTTCCGTACGGAACAATTTTTCAAACCCAAACAGATAGCTTGATGCTTGTTGTGGGGAGTGATAAACAATTTTCTGTTTTGTGTGATGTGTTACAGATTGAAAAAGTGGCAAAAGATGAGCGTTTCAAAACAAATGTAAACAGAGTGAAAAACAGAGAAATATTGCGTCCTATTTTAGCTGATGCTTTTCTACAAACAGAAAGTAAAGAAGTTTTGAAATTATTAGAAGAAAATAATGTTCCTGCTGGCAGTGTCAATGATATTCCAAAGGCTTTTGAAAACAAGAAGGCACAAGAACTTATTCTTCAAGATGAAAATAAAAAAATTGCAGGAGTGAAAAATTTTGTAGCTCGCTTTGACAACCAACCACATAATCTGAATCTAGATGCACCTCCTTTATTTGAGAAAAAATTGAAATAATGAGAGGTTATGATTATATTTTATTAGTTTTTATCATTGACTGTGCCAAAAAATCACATAATGTATATTTTTCTTGAAATAGAGTATCTTTTGGCAATAGTTTTTTGTAGCTTGCAACAATTTCTAGTTGGCTTCTAAATCTGTGATTTTAGACCATTATTCAACAAAATATTTCCTTTCTGTTCGTTATATGAATTTTGCTCTGCCCCAAAAAGGCTATAAAACAATATTGTTGTTCTTGACGATACTATCGTGGGTACTTCTTACTGCCTATGGTATGATAGAGCAATATTTATTAATACACGGACACCAAGTCTTTCAGCAAAACTTACCTATTTGGATAAAAGGATTACTCTTTAATGCTTTTCTTCTGTGTACATTTTTTACCATTCGCAGAATTGATGTGCAGAAAGATGATAATGAGGATTTTTATGGCTTCTTATGGAAGGCATTTGGTTCAAGTATTATATCCGTATCATTTTCTTTGATGCTCATTATTTTTATAAGTGTTGCATCAAGTTATTTGTTAGAGCATACCTTGCTTTACAATTTCATCTACCACGTAGATTTTGGACTTTTTGTAGGTTTTTTACTTACTGCTTACCATAAATGGAAACATCTCATAACCTATCAAGCCAATAAATTTATGCGTACGTTGATGAAAACGTATGAATACACCCTGTTTTTTACGCTGTTTTTTCATTTTTTTGGCTTTGAATTTTTTGACCCCTATTCACAAATTATTCTTCTATTTTTGATATTAATGACATTTGTTTTGTCTGTTAATATTCGTTGGATTGCTCATCTAAACTTCAATCATAAAATTCGTTCTATCGGACTTTTATTGATTATTTTGGCAGTGCAAGTATATTTCTTATTTGATTTTTTGCATTATTACGACCTTTCCAAAGGAAAAATACCTGCCCAAACTGTTGAAAATTTAGTGTTTGAACTTCAAAACTCAAAGTTTTTTATTGCGACTTTCATTTTTACAGGAACGTATTCCATAACAAGTGCATTGCTTTTGCTTTTCAACTTACCTACTTCTTCCGTCTTTGAGAAAAAAATAGGCGAGCTGGCTAGTTTTCAAAAACTCTCTGAATCTCTTTTGAGTGGAGATAATGAAAAAGAAGTATATAAAGTTCTTTTAGAAAGTGCTATTCAAACTCTACACGCAGATGCTGCTTGGCTAGAGATTTGGAACACACAGCGAGATTTTATTACAAAAGATATTTCAAGAGATAAAGCCATAGAACTTAAAAAGGTTATCTATGAAAAGGGCTTGGACAGAAGCAAGCCAAGAAAATATTCAGCGATGCAGCTTTTTGAAAAAGAGTATGAAGAGCAAACTTATCAATCTGTCCTTTCTTTACCTCTGATAGCCAACAAAAGTTATTTAGGTTCATTGGTGCTATTAAAAGAAGTTGATAATGCCTTTGATAATGTGGTTATGACCACACTTACCTCTTTTGTAACACAAGCTAGTTTGGCAATTTATAATTTTAGACTCATCACAACAGCTGTAGAGACACAGCGTTACCAAAATGAGCTTAAAATTGCTCACAGAGTGCAGGAAAGCCTTTTGCCAAATATCATTGATGTAGGGAACCAGTTCGAAATCTGTGTAAAGGCTGGTTCTGCCGATGAAGTAGGTGGTGATTATTACGATTATTTTCAAGTTGCGCC
The sequence above is a segment of the Bernardetia sp. genome. Coding sequences within it:
- a CDS encoding GAF domain-containing SpoIIE family protein phosphatase, with the translated sequence MASKSVILDHYSTKYFLSVRYMNFALPQKGYKTILLFLTILSWVLLTAYGMIEQYLLIHGHQVFQQNLPIWIKGLLFNAFLLCTFFTIRRIDVQKDDNEDFYGFLWKAFGSSIISVSFSLMLIIFISVASSYLLEHTLLYNFIYHVDFGLFVGFLLTAYHKWKHLITYQANKFMRTLMKTYEYTLFFTLFFHFFGFEFFDPYSQIILLFLILMTFVLSVNIRWIAHLNFNHKIRSIGLLLIILAVQVYFLFDFLHYYDLSKGKIPAQTVENLVFELQNSKFFIATFIFTGTYSITSALLLLFNLPTSSVFEKKIGELASFQKLSESLLSGDNEKEVYKVLLESAIQTLHADAAWLEIWNTQRDFITKDISRDKAIELKKVIYEKGLDRSKPRKYSAMQLFEKEYEEQTYQSVLSLPLIANKSYLGSLVLLKEVDNAFDNVVMTTLTSFVTQASLAIYNFRLITTAVETQRYQNELKIAHRVQESLLPNIIDVGNQFEICVKAGSADEVGGDYYDYFQVAPNRFAVIIADVAGNGTSAAFYMAQMKGIFHSLVRLDLSPDLFMEYANNALSSCLEPRLFITATYLIIDTEKRKIYSSRAGHCPTLYYNAREEKADFLDEKGIGLGIIRNGTYGKHAQVSIFDYEEGDIFFLYTDGINEARHPVSKEEYGYERIRNFVEENAHCNVAQIAELVIDDIYQFIEGDALHDDYTVMVMRFD